In one Mycobacterium sp. NBC_00419 genomic region, the following are encoded:
- a CDS encoding cupin domain-containing protein: MRTIDPLLAADAELEDWGPKADPITGSPHERGLMLHEDSVSQLGVWECTPGSWKSSKDGVGELMHFVSGHGWITDSDGSWEIRPGAVRWFPDGWSGEWNVDETVRKVFAILVTPTD, from the coding sequence ATGAGGACTATTGACCCGCTGTTGGCGGCCGACGCGGAACTGGAAGATTGGGGCCCCAAGGCGGACCCGATCACCGGCAGCCCCCATGAACGTGGGCTGATGCTTCACGAGGACTCGGTCAGCCAACTCGGCGTGTGGGAATGCACGCCGGGTTCATGGAAATCCAGTAAAGACGGCGTTGGCGAACTCATGCACTTCGTCAGCGGGCACGGCTGGATCACCGACAGTGATGGGTCGTGGGAGATCCGACCCGGGGCCGTGCGGTGGTTCCCGGACGGGTGGAGCGGCGAATGGAACGTCGACGAGACGGTCCGCAAAGTCTTCGCCATCCTCGTGACGCCCACCGACTGA
- a CDS encoding DUF4262 domain-containing protein: protein MTKGAAMCWRCDNPDGTNEEYLEVLRATIEDHGWAVQYVESDKRPLAYTVGLHARGLPELLMTGLSPEVSCRVLNSIAHMIVDDGVVLAPAMHIDFQDRFLIEVAQVEHPDVHMRFAVELFGSKILALQLVWADNNGRFPWTAGWGHGRRRQPVLGPRAEWPNTAA, encoded by the coding sequence ATGACGAAGGGAGCCGCGATGTGCTGGCGCTGTGACAATCCGGACGGCACCAACGAGGAGTACCTGGAGGTGCTGCGCGCGACGATCGAGGACCACGGCTGGGCGGTTCAGTACGTCGAAAGCGACAAGCGACCGTTGGCGTACACGGTCGGGCTGCACGCCCGCGGTCTCCCGGAACTGTTGATGACCGGCCTGTCCCCCGAGGTCTCCTGTCGAGTACTCAACTCGATCGCGCACATGATTGTCGACGACGGCGTCGTGCTTGCGCCGGCGATGCACATCGACTTCCAAGATCGGTTCCTTATCGAGGTAGCTCAGGTGGAGCACCCCGATGTCCACATGAGATTCGCTGTCGAGCTATTCGGCTCGAAGATCCTTGCGCTGCAATTGGTATGGGCCGATAACAACGGACGCTTTCCGTGGACGGCAGGCTGGGGCCATGGCCGTCGTCGCCAGCCCGTCCTGGGGCCGCGTGCGGAGTGGCCGAATACAGCTGCCTGA
- a CDS encoding arylsulfatase, with the protein MTRPNFLVIVADDLGFSDIGAFGGEINTPNLDRLAHAGIRLTDFHSAPACSPTRAMLLTGTDHHVAGIGTMLEMAAPDFRGAPGYEGYLNDRVVALPELLRDAGYQTLMAGKWHLGSTIDRSPWARGFDRSFALLPAGASHYGTRGGGGSSATPTIFTEDDQFVTVGEDFYSSDAYTDKLLQYLGERPQGPDDRPFFAYLPFQAPHWPLQAPRETIATYLGRYDAGPDALREERLAALTRMGLCPPDVEPHPVVADGAPEWQDMTDEERAVSARNMEVYAAMVDRMDWNIGRVIDYLDGTGELDNTVVIFLSDNGAEGTIVEAMPLRGAGIAAFVAKHCDNSLDNLGGPTSYSWYGPRWAQAATAPSRLHKAFTSEGGIRVVGFVTWPGFSRQGEIGTAFTTAMDIAPTVLELAGAEHPGTAYRGREVEPMRGRSMVPYLSGQTAMVHDAETGTGWELFGRRAIRQGDWKALHLPAPYGPGTWQLYDLSRDPGEVHDQAASRPDKLADLIELWDRYVEENGVIIGPVSLFEVDVEAL; encoded by the coding sequence GTGACACGTCCCAACTTTCTGGTCATCGTGGCCGACGACCTCGGGTTCTCCGACATCGGCGCCTTCGGCGGCGAGATCAACACCCCGAACCTGGATCGCCTGGCCCACGCGGGTATCAGGCTGACCGATTTCCATTCCGCCCCGGCCTGTTCGCCGACGCGGGCGATGCTGCTGACCGGAACCGATCACCACGTCGCCGGAATCGGCACCATGCTCGAGATGGCCGCCCCGGATTTCCGCGGCGCCCCCGGCTACGAGGGGTATCTGAACGACCGGGTCGTGGCGCTGCCGGAACTGCTGCGCGACGCCGGTTACCAGACACTCATGGCGGGCAAGTGGCATCTGGGCAGCACGATCGACAGGTCTCCGTGGGCACGGGGATTCGACCGCTCCTTCGCCCTGTTGCCGGCCGGAGCAAGCCATTACGGCACCCGCGGGGGCGGCGGGTCCTCGGCCACGCCGACGATATTCACCGAAGACGATCAGTTCGTCACGGTAGGGGAGGACTTCTACTCGTCGGATGCCTATACCGACAAGCTGCTGCAGTATCTCGGCGAACGTCCGCAGGGCCCCGACGACCGGCCCTTCTTCGCCTACCTGCCCTTCCAGGCGCCCCACTGGCCGCTGCAGGCCCCTCGGGAAACCATCGCCACCTACCTCGGTCGCTACGACGCCGGACCGGACGCATTGCGCGAGGAGCGACTGGCGGCGCTGACCCGAATGGGCCTGTGCCCTCCCGATGTCGAGCCGCACCCGGTGGTGGCCGACGGCGCCCCCGAATGGCAGGACATGACCGACGAGGAGCGCGCCGTGTCCGCCCGCAACATGGAGGTCTACGCCGCCATGGTGGACAGGATGGACTGGAACATCGGCCGGGTGATCGACTACCTCGACGGCACCGGCGAGCTCGACAACACGGTCGTGATCTTCCTGTCCGACAACGGCGCAGAGGGAACGATCGTCGAGGCTATGCCGCTGCGCGGCGCCGGAATCGCCGCATTCGTCGCGAAGCACTGTGACAACAGCCTGGACAACCTCGGCGGCCCCACCTCCTACAGCTGGTACGGCCCGCGCTGGGCGCAGGCCGCCACCGCGCCGTCGCGGCTGCACAAAGCCTTCACCAGCGAGGGCGGTATCCGGGTGGTGGGCTTCGTCACCTGGCCGGGCTTTTCCCGGCAGGGGGAGATCGGCACGGCGTTCACCACCGCCATGGACATCGCCCCGACCGTGTTGGAGCTCGCCGGCGCCGAGCATCCCGGCACCGCGTACCGGGGTAGGGAGGTCGAGCCGATGCGCGGCCGATCGATGGTGCCCTACCTGTCGGGACAGACGGCCATGGTGCACGACGCCGAGACCGGCACTGGGTGGGAGTTGTTCGGCCGCCGTGCTATTCGCCAGGGCGATTGGAAGGCGCTGCACCTGCCCGCGCCCTACGGCCCGGGCACTTGGCAGCTCTATGACCTCTCACGCGATCCCGGCGAGGTTCACGACCAGGCCGCCTCCCGACCCGACAAACTGGCCGACTTGATCGAGCTGTGGGACCGCTACGTTGAGGAGAACGGCGTGATCATCGGGCCCGTGTCGCTCTTCGAGGTCGACGTGGAGGCGCTGTGA
- the rpsR gene encoding 30S ribosomal protein S18, with translation MAKTSTKRRPAPEKPVKTRKCVFCSKKGQNIDYKDTALLRTYISERGKIRARRVTGNCVQHQRDIAIAVKNAREVALLPFTSSAR, from the coding sequence ATGGCCAAAACCTCCACGAAGCGGCGTCCTGCCCCGGAAAAGCCGGTCAAGACCCGCAAGTGCGTGTTCTGCTCCAAGAAGGGCCAGAACATCGATTACAAGGACACCGCGCTCCTGCGCACCTACATCAGCGAGCGCGGCAAGATCCGCGCCCGCCGGGTGACGGGCAACTGTGTGCAGCACCAGCGTGACATCGCGATCGCCGTCAAGAACGCGCGCGAGGTTGCTCTGCTGCCGTTCACCTCGTCGGCGCGATAG
- the rplI gene encoding 50S ribosomal protein L9 yields MKLILTAEVDHLGVAGDSVEVKDGYGRNYLLPRGLAILASRGAQKQADEIRRAREVKTIRDREHAVEIKTAIDALGPISLPVKAAGDSGKLFGSVTANDIVGAIKKAGGPSLDKRTVQLPKTHIKAIGSHTVGVHLHPEVNVDVTVDVVAAN; encoded by the coding sequence ATGAAGCTGATCCTGACTGCCGAGGTCGATCACCTCGGTGTGGCCGGTGACTCCGTCGAGGTCAAGGACGGGTACGGCCGCAACTACCTGCTGCCCCGTGGTCTCGCCATCCTTGCCTCGCGCGGTGCGCAGAAGCAGGCTGACGAGATCCGTCGTGCCCGCGAGGTCAAGACGATCCGCGACCGCGAGCACGCGGTCGAGATCAAGACCGCCATCGATGCCCTGGGCCCGATCTCGTTGCCGGTGAAGGCCGCTGGCGACTCCGGCAAGCTGTTCGGTTCGGTGACCGCCAACGACATCGTCGGCGCCATCAAGAAGGCCGGCGGCCCGAGCCTGGACAAGCGGACCGTCCAGCTGCCCAAGACGCACATCAAGGCCATCGGCAGCCACACCGTCGGAGTGCACCTGCACCCCGAGGTCAACGTCGACGTGACGGTCGACGTCGTCGCGGCGAATTAG
- a CDS encoding DUF2236 domain-containing protein: MTVTGERPDILLEDVDFNRRDHPDRPLRPIPPGRDHFADQWRRMREFLFGEWIDTDKEVQPSDLTRLRDDYFWQRDEYMIGAVDAFERLGPEQGRALFEQALTRGIDTLDDPPQEFIELFEHLDQLPAQFDLESAERGRMLAMSSTWAATTIIRSWAFYETAMTGDISAATGATGRFADDGPRRFIETARVFAAFTLADIFDRHSQAFQDVVRVRLMHALASRGLRRKWGDEVYLKFGEPIPVTSLLGFGSGMLLGRLVDHAFGRKLTPQQLEDLAEYSSFSGRLWGAPELLHSENGIELIKSLNYVLARGGNPSPWRAELVDAIAGPAHLTTLTEALPGWARNVVSRYANQITASIALAPAGVVFGYQQIEAMLVGTLFEPLGYNFERRVRYFANLTRLNVGIAMVADSVPWSNPVRERRNKSGEAARERIAMLDKIARDRKTPSTYTHHDRSTSGDGFTG, encoded by the coding sequence ATGACGGTGACTGGCGAGCGTCCGGACATCCTCTTGGAGGACGTCGACTTCAATCGGCGCGATCATCCCGATCGGCCGTTGCGGCCCATCCCGCCCGGTCGTGACCACTTCGCCGACCAGTGGCGCCGGATGCGCGAGTTCCTGTTCGGAGAGTGGATCGACACCGACAAAGAGGTCCAACCCAGTGACCTCACCCGCCTGCGCGACGACTATTTCTGGCAGCGCGACGAATACATGATCGGCGCGGTCGACGCGTTCGAGCGCCTCGGTCCCGAACAGGGCCGCGCTCTGTTCGAGCAGGCGTTGACCCGCGGCATCGACACCCTCGACGATCCGCCGCAAGAGTTCATCGAGCTCTTTGAGCACCTGGATCAACTACCGGCGCAGTTCGATCTCGAATCTGCCGAGCGAGGCCGGATGCTGGCGATGTCGAGCACGTGGGCCGCCACCACGATCATCCGCTCGTGGGCGTTCTACGAGACCGCGATGACGGGCGACATCTCCGCAGCCACCGGTGCCACGGGTCGCTTCGCCGACGACGGCCCGCGACGCTTCATCGAAACAGCCCGGGTATTCGCCGCCTTCACGCTTGCCGACATCTTCGACCGGCATTCACAGGCTTTCCAGGACGTGGTGCGGGTGCGGTTGATGCACGCACTGGCCAGTCGGGGGCTCCGTCGGAAGTGGGGTGACGAGGTCTATCTGAAGTTCGGCGAACCCATTCCCGTGACCTCGTTGCTGGGCTTCGGCAGCGGCATGTTGCTCGGACGTCTCGTCGATCACGCGTTCGGGCGCAAGCTGACGCCGCAGCAGCTCGAGGATCTTGCCGAGTATTCGTCGTTCTCCGGCCGGTTGTGGGGAGCACCGGAGTTGCTGCACTCCGAGAACGGCATCGAGCTGATCAAATCGTTGAATTACGTTCTCGCCAGGGGTGGTAACCCGTCGCCGTGGCGTGCTGAGCTGGTCGATGCCATCGCCGGTCCGGCGCACCTGACAACCTTGACCGAGGCACTTCCGGGCTGGGCCAGGAATGTCGTATCCCGATACGCCAATCAGATCACGGCCAGCATCGCCCTGGCGCCGGCTGGCGTTGTGTTCGGATACCAGCAGATCGAGGCCATGCTGGTGGGCACACTCTTTGAGCCGCTGGGCTACAACTTCGAGCGCCGCGTGCGCTACTTCGCGAACCTCACTCGGCTCAATGTCGGCATCGCCATGGTGGCCGACAGCGTGCCGTGGTCCAACCCGGTCCGCGAGCGCAGGAACAAGAGTGGCGAGGCCGCGCGTGAGCGGATTGCCATGCTGGACAAGATCGCCCGCGACCGCAAGACCCCGTCGACCTACACCCACCACGACCGTTCGACATCGGGGGACGGCTTCACCGGTTAG
- a CDS encoding GGDEF domain-containing protein — translation MPDRHVDQYDWISAYLYDRGLQRLWRVMIFTATVLLAGSTVLMIFSPAGPGNRLTTSICIVAAGLATGAALPFLLHWPTQRQSMVFSLTSTATIAAACLSFSNPYVGLMGCVTFSVIGGFVAYFRTRQEVVLNCGVAAICATVLAGRVVAKTGDVYLAAAAVAIVVALNIGLPFGIESLVSTLRVDLRSSGRDSLTGLHNRRSFHYSVYELMMRHHGTGAHLMITMIDLDNFKQLNDTQGHAAGDAALIGVSAALEMTCRRSAVIGRAGGEEFLIADVARQPTPEIHAEQLRRAVADLPARVTASVGTASAPLDGDTAAPSPQLIDDLIRAADDAMYQAKRAGGNRSCHNGQL, via the coding sequence GTGCCGGACCGTCATGTCGACCAGTACGACTGGATCAGCGCCTACCTGTACGACCGCGGTCTGCAGCGGCTGTGGCGGGTGATGATCTTCACCGCCACCGTGCTGTTGGCGGGTTCGACAGTGTTGATGATCTTCAGCCCCGCCGGGCCGGGCAACCGGTTGACGACCAGCATCTGCATCGTGGCGGCCGGATTGGCGACGGGCGCGGCGCTGCCCTTCCTCTTGCATTGGCCAACGCAGCGGCAGTCGATGGTGTTCTCGCTGACCTCGACCGCGACGATCGCCGCGGCCTGCCTGTCGTTCTCTAACCCTTACGTGGGGTTGATGGGCTGCGTGACGTTCTCGGTGATCGGTGGGTTCGTCGCCTATTTCCGAACGCGGCAGGAGGTGGTTCTCAACTGTGGTGTGGCCGCGATCTGTGCCACGGTGCTGGCCGGTCGTGTCGTAGCCAAAACGGGTGATGTCTACCTGGCGGCCGCTGCCGTGGCGATCGTTGTGGCGCTCAACATCGGCCTGCCGTTCGGCATCGAGTCGCTGGTGAGCACTTTGCGCGTCGACCTGCGCAGCTCAGGTCGTGACTCGCTGACCGGGTTGCACAACCGTCGGTCTTTTCACTACTCGGTTTACGAACTGATGATGCGCCACCACGGCACCGGTGCCCATCTGATGATCACGATGATCGACCTCGATAACTTCAAGCAGCTGAACGACACCCAGGGCCACGCCGCCGGCGACGCCGCCTTGATCGGGGTTAGCGCCGCACTCGAGATGACCTGCCGTCGCTCCGCGGTGATCGGCCGGGCCGGGGGAGAGGAGTTCCTCATCGCCGACGTCGCCCGCCAGCCGACGCCGGAGATCCACGCAGAGCAGCTGCGCCGGGCCGTTGCCGACTTGCCGGCACGAGTCACCGCGAGTGTCGGTACTGCTAGCGCCCCGCTCGACGGTGACACGGCCGCCCCTAGCCCGCAGCTCATCGACGACCTGATCCGAGCCGCCGACGATGCCATGTACCAGGCCAAGCGTGCCGGCGGAAACCGGTCTTGTCACAACGGACAGCTCTGA
- the dnaB gene encoding replicative DNA helicase has product MAVVDDLGQAGMGAPPPSEDFGRQPPQDLAAEQSVLGGMLLSKDAIADVLEKLRPGDFYRPAHQNVYDAILDLYGRGEPADAVTVGAELDRRGLLRRIGGLPYLHTLISTVPTAANAGYYASIVAEKALLRRLVEAGTRVVQYGYAGAEGADVDEIVDRAQAEIYDVTERRTAEDFIPLEQLLQPTMDEIDAIASNGGISKGVPTGFTELDELTNGLHPGQMIVVAARPGMGKSTLGLDFLRSCSIKNRLPSIVFSLEMSKSEIVMRLLSAEAKIKLADMRSGRMSDDDWTRLARRMSEISEAPLYIDDSPNLTMMEIRAKARRLHQKAGLRLIVLDYLQLMTSGKKVESRQQEVSEFSRQIKLLAKELEVPVVAMSQLNRGPEQRTDKKPMLADLRESGSIEQDADMVILLHRPDAFESDDPRGGEADLIIAKHRAGPTRTVTVAHQLHLSRFTNMAR; this is encoded by the coding sequence ATGGCGGTAGTTGACGATCTCGGTCAGGCCGGGATGGGCGCTCCTCCGCCCAGCGAGGACTTCGGGCGGCAGCCGCCCCAGGACCTCGCCGCCGAGCAGTCGGTGCTGGGCGGCATGCTGCTGAGCAAGGACGCCATCGCCGACGTGCTCGAGAAGCTGCGCCCGGGGGACTTCTACCGGCCCGCCCATCAGAACGTCTACGACGCCATCCTGGACCTCTACGGCCGCGGTGAGCCCGCTGACGCCGTCACCGTCGGTGCCGAGCTGGACCGGCGCGGACTGCTGCGCCGGATCGGCGGCCTGCCGTACTTGCACACGCTGATTTCGACGGTGCCCACGGCGGCCAACGCCGGGTACTACGCCAGCATCGTCGCCGAGAAGGCGCTGCTGCGCCGGCTGGTGGAGGCCGGCACCCGGGTGGTGCAGTACGGCTATGCCGGGGCCGAGGGCGCCGACGTCGACGAGATCGTCGACCGCGCCCAGGCCGAGATCTACGACGTCACCGAGCGGCGCACGGCCGAAGACTTCATCCCGCTCGAGCAGCTGTTGCAGCCGACGATGGACGAGATCGACGCCATCGCCTCCAACGGTGGAATTTCCAAGGGTGTGCCGACGGGGTTCACCGAACTCGACGAGCTGACCAACGGCCTGCACCCCGGGCAGATGATCGTGGTGGCGGCCCGGCCCGGTATGGGGAAATCGACCCTGGGTTTGGATTTTTTGCGCTCGTGCTCGATCAAGAACCGCCTGCCGAGCATCGTGTTCTCGCTGGAAATGAGCAAGTCCGAAATCGTCATGCGGCTGCTGTCGGCTGAGGCCAAGATCAAGCTGGCCGACATGCGCTCGGGCCGGATGAGTGACGACGACTGGACCCGGCTGGCACGGCGAATGAGTGAAATCAGCGAAGCGCCTTTGTATATCGACGATTCGCCGAACCTGACGATGATGGAGATCCGCGCCAAAGCGCGCCGGCTGCACCAGAAGGCCGGGCTGCGGCTGATCGTGCTGGACTACCTGCAGCTGATGACCTCGGGCAAGAAGGTCGAGTCACGCCAGCAGGAAGTCTCCGAATTCTCAAGGCAGATCAAGCTTTTGGCGAAGGAACTGGAAGTTCCGGTGGTCGCGATGAGCCAGCTGAACCGTGGTCCGGAACAGCGCACCGACAAGAAGCCGATGCTGGCGGATCTACGTGAAAGCGGGTCCATTGAGCAAGATGCGGACATGGTGATATTGCTGCACCGGCCGGATGCCTTCGAAAGTGACGACCCACGCGGCGGCGAAGCGGACCTGATCATCGCCAAACACCGTGCCGGGCCGACGAGGACGGTGACCGTGGCTCATCAGCTGCATCTGTCGCGGTTCACCAACATGGCGCGGTAG
- a CDS encoding CIA30 family protein produces MESNQRQWRVRTGLAITCVAALILSFGNAGPIARADEAVLVDLGDPAAVAAWTTVNDPVMGGRSTSTVTFGDGGLVFSGNISLENNGGFASARGPVDPDIGARAAGATSLSVRALGDGKTYVLKVETGQPWSYIQRFSTQAGVLRTYDLPVGGFESVGRFLDPVPAPPLDPSAINRVGIYILDKQEGPFQLVVSVIDTSR; encoded by the coding sequence ATGGAGAGTAACCAACGCCAGTGGCGGGTGCGGACAGGCTTGGCGATCACGTGCGTGGCGGCACTGATCCTGTCGTTCGGGAACGCCGGGCCTATCGCGCGGGCTGACGAAGCGGTCCTCGTCGACCTCGGTGATCCCGCCGCGGTCGCCGCCTGGACCACGGTGAACGATCCTGTCATGGGCGGCCGGTCGACCTCGACGGTCACCTTCGGCGACGGCGGACTCGTGTTCTCGGGCAACATCTCACTGGAGAACAACGGTGGATTCGCCTCAGCCCGCGGTCCGGTCGATCCCGACATCGGGGCTCGGGCAGCAGGTGCAACGTCGCTGAGCGTGCGCGCACTGGGCGACGGCAAGACCTACGTGTTGAAGGTGGAAACGGGGCAGCCCTGGTCCTATATCCAGCGCTTCTCCACCCAGGCCGGCGTCCTGCGGACCTACGACCTGCCCGTCGGCGGCTTCGAGTCGGTGGGCAGGTTCCTCGATCCCGTACCGGCGCCGCCGCTGGACCCGTCGGCCATCAACAGGGTCGGGATCTACATCCTCGATAAGCAGGAAGGCCCGTTCCAACTCGTCGTCAGTGTCATCGACACGTCACGCTGA
- a CDS encoding GGDEF domain-containing protein produces the protein MELLASLRSVGAFHRIIGEWWREPVDYATQVHYFRRAMSGAVQVLIGLGTGLDAVLSAAILLPSASTIASRVAVAFFVAVQAFWSWVWCFRTWPSRRMSVLFVFSADFAITTMVWLDANWVLASFGLAFFSMLSVYLVFFDGPKVLAGHIFWAFITTAVFVARIGIEAQVEVVELAATALVPLALVLGTPLGVQSAIWALRHDAEKSVIDPLTGLLNRRGLHLHLGDLVTGGSSRDAHIVVMVVDLDRFKAVNDSFGHAVGDEVLIRSARRIKSAVRGGALVARVGGEEFVIVDLTEPGHPQHVTEQVLSAVAAPDDHPPITASVGVTSVAVAEFAALESDPATLLETIIGHADQAMFDAKRRGGNSAIHVRAPRPLTN, from the coding sequence GTGGAATTGCTCGCCAGTTTGAGAAGCGTTGGCGCGTTCCACCGGATCATCGGCGAGTGGTGGCGCGAGCCGGTCGACTACGCCACGCAGGTGCATTACTTCAGGCGGGCGATGTCGGGTGCGGTGCAAGTCCTGATCGGTTTGGGAACGGGACTCGACGCGGTGCTCTCCGCCGCGATCCTGTTGCCGTCCGCGAGCACTATCGCCTCGCGGGTGGCCGTAGCGTTCTTTGTTGCGGTCCAGGCTTTCTGGTCGTGGGTGTGGTGTTTCCGGACGTGGCCCTCGCGGCGGATGTCGGTGCTGTTCGTCTTCTCCGCTGACTTCGCGATTACCACGATGGTTTGGCTGGACGCAAACTGGGTGCTGGCCTCGTTCGGGCTCGCCTTCTTCTCCATGCTGTCGGTGTACCTGGTGTTCTTCGACGGCCCGAAAGTGCTTGCGGGCCACATCTTTTGGGCCTTCATCACGACGGCCGTCTTCGTGGCGCGAATCGGCATCGAAGCGCAGGTCGAAGTCGTCGAGTTGGCAGCGACGGCCCTTGTCCCGCTGGCGCTAGTACTTGGGACACCGTTGGGTGTCCAATCCGCAATCTGGGCGTTGCGTCACGACGCAGAGAAGTCGGTCATCGATCCGTTGACAGGGCTGCTGAACCGGCGCGGACTGCACCTGCATCTCGGCGACCTCGTCACCGGCGGCAGTTCCCGAGACGCCCACATCGTGGTGATGGTCGTCGACCTGGACCGGTTCAAAGCCGTCAACGACAGCTTTGGCCATGCTGTCGGAGACGAGGTCCTGATCCGCAGCGCACGACGGATCAAGTCCGCGGTTCGCGGCGGTGCGTTGGTTGCCCGCGTAGGTGGTGAGGAATTCGTCATCGTCGATCTCACCGAACCTGGCCACCCACAACACGTCACCGAGCAGGTGCTCTCCGCGGTTGCCGCGCCCGACGATCACCCTCCGATTACTGCGAGCGTGGGCGTCACCAGTGTCGCGGTGGCCGAATTCGCCGCACTGGAGAGCGATCCAGCCACATTGTTGGAAACGATCATCGGGCATGCCGATCAAGCGATGTTCGACGCAAAGCGCCGCGGAGGCAACTCAGCGATCCACGTACGAGCACCTCGTCCTTTGACGAACTGA
- a CDS encoding pyridoxamine 5'-phosphate oxidase family protein: MPRKLTDDEVAAYLDSRPGWAILTTIETDGFPHSVPLGYFRLGRDIIMGVRDGTRKLANIESNPNVSVLLEDGSTMADIRGVMIQGRARIVREPGEALELAREGARARGVPESEWPSAPRPGAAYIRVTPVRTRSWDYGNPTSDQA; the protein is encoded by the coding sequence GTGCCAAGAAAACTCACTGACGACGAAGTTGCGGCGTATCTCGACAGCCGCCCGGGCTGGGCAATACTGACCACCATCGAGACGGATGGCTTCCCGCACTCCGTACCCCTGGGATACTTCCGCCTCGGCCGCGACATCATCATGGGTGTGCGAGATGGCACCCGCAAACTGGCCAACATCGAAAGCAACCCGAACGTGAGTGTCTTGCTCGAAGACGGCTCGACGATGGCAGACATCCGCGGCGTGATGATCCAGGGCCGCGCCCGCATTGTCCGCGAACCAGGGGAGGCGCTGGAGCTGGCCAGGGAAGGTGCTCGGGCGCGCGGCGTGCCGGAGTCCGAATGGCCCAGCGCACCCCGACCGGGCGCCGCCTACATCCGCGTGACCCCGGTGCGAACGCGGTCGTGGGATTACGGAAACCCGACGTCGGACCAGGCTTAG
- a CDS encoding ankyrin repeat domain-containing protein, translating to MASTLPSNPSLDRLREEARHLQRGITTSKRDAVELVRAHHPRPDVALVGAPDRFALHDAQLIVARRYGFIGWPALVHYLEIAADLTIDPSAIDEDALGQADRFCSLATLRYDHTDAPPRRQAAADLLAAEPDLVDRHVWAAASAADPEALQRHIGARPDLATAAGGPFGWVPLLYLCYSRIPLHRSEDEVLAAAGLLLDCGADPNAGYLWCGMSTPFTALTGVFGEGEQGPRRQPRHPFAPALATVLLRRGAHPVDQQTLYNRMFRPDDSHLELLFAHGLVDAGPSPWERRLGDAMETREQMWQRQILWAAGHGFASRLDLLAKHGIYSAGVELVVPSLPDDPNVRDERGATPLHHAAWDGDLHLIGQLLDSGADPTITDTQYGTTPLGWAEHAYQTEAADLLRARTQSS from the coding sequence ATGGCTAGCACGTTGCCCAGCAACCCGTCACTTGACCGTCTCCGCGAGGAGGCGCGGCATCTGCAACGCGGAATCACCACCAGTAAGCGCGACGCTGTGGAGTTGGTTCGCGCGCACCATCCACGACCGGATGTCGCCTTGGTTGGCGCACCGGACCGATTCGCACTGCATGACGCGCAGCTGATCGTGGCGCGCAGATACGGATTCATCGGTTGGCCTGCGCTCGTGCACTACCTCGAGATCGCCGCGGACCTGACCATCGATCCGAGCGCGATCGATGAGGATGCGCTCGGCCAGGCTGATCGGTTCTGTTCTCTGGCGACGCTGCGCTACGACCACACTGATGCCCCACCGCGGCGACAGGCTGCCGCCGACCTGCTCGCCGCTGAGCCGGATTTAGTTGACCGGCATGTGTGGGCCGCGGCATCAGCGGCTGACCCTGAGGCACTCCAACGTCACATTGGCGCCCGACCGGACCTGGCGACAGCGGCGGGCGGGCCGTTCGGCTGGGTCCCGTTGCTGTACCTGTGCTATTCCCGAATCCCTTTGCACCGCAGCGAGGATGAGGTGCTCGCAGCGGCCGGGCTGTTGCTGGACTGCGGTGCCGACCCCAACGCCGGGTACCTATGGTGCGGCATGTCGACACCCTTCACCGCACTGACCGGGGTGTTCGGCGAAGGCGAGCAAGGCCCGCGCCGCCAGCCCCGCCACCCGTTCGCCCCAGCTCTGGCCACCGTCCTACTGCGCCGGGGTGCACATCCTGTCGATCAGCAGACGCTCTACAACCGAATGTTCCGCCCCGACGATTCCCACCTGGAATTGCTGTTCGCCCATGGCCTCGTCGATGCCGGGCCCAGCCCGTGGGAACGCCGACTCGGCGATGCGATGGAAACCCGCGAGCAGATGTGGCAGCGACAGATTCTCTGGGCAGCCGGACATGGATTCGCTTCTCGCCTTGACCTACTGGCCAAACACGGTATCTATTCGGCCGGCGTCGAACTCGTCGTCCCGTCGTTGCCGGATGACCCGAATGTTCGTGACGAGCGGGGTGCAACGCCCCTGCATCACGCGGCGTGGGACGGTGACCTACACCTGATCGGGCAGCTACTCGACTCCGGTGCCGACCCGACCATCACCGACACCCAGTACGGAACAACACCACTGGGATGGGCTGAGCACGCCTATCAAACCGAGGCGGCCGACCTACTTCGGGCACGCACTCAATCCAGCTGA